One region of Maylandia zebra isolate NMK-2024a linkage group LG10, Mzebra_GT3a, whole genome shotgun sequence genomic DNA includes:
- the zgc:152891 gene encoding hydroperoxide isomerase ALOXE3 — protein MASCQEFEVTVHTSPGPTCGTFSHLWLSLIGSEGETPPIRVTDGNSHLLPGSVCPVRVQASSPLGRLILVRLRLEVQTRFPNLDWHCSRVEVCRLSKSQGSDSETQVFLCDRWLRPADGDVELRSGKLCLLEEETEEKLKQQRLRQLQHQQQLIRWRIFVDGAPQCVDVNSLFELGPNLLYTQKSPATNLYYLNGFTTRVESWKSFSELEMIFTYSAQQNGIARFVKAHWMEDWYFGYQCLNGSNPLMLRETRHLPPNLSVTSDMLRPFLPEGSSLKKELQKGNIYLLDYEVLDGVPANVINEKQTYLSAPLCLLHLNQQGQLLPIAIQLQQKPGPQNPVFLPSDSGYDWLLAKMWVHSADFQCHQLISHYLRTHMMAELCCVATLRQLPDAHPLHQLLLPHVKTSLKINFGARASLLASKGLFDQAVGSGLATLPLLLSRGSARISYRTLCVPEDLSDRGLDKLPQSFYAQDALRIWDTVHRFVTSWVELYYHGDNAVQRDPELHGWLTDINAHGFSNGFPQRFHTRAEVAKFVTALIYSCSALHAAVNFSQLDFAFWVPNCPVAMLRPPPQVKGAVTEDDIMSFLPDVNTTCRVLMALNGLSQPAIDFVPLCHYKEAIFREDAHRRLLEEVQAQLRDISDAIAERNSQLELPYPYLSPERIENSVAI, from the exons ATGGCTTCCTGTCAGGAGTTTGAAGTGACCGTTCACACCTCACCTGGCCCCACCTGTGGAACCTTTAGCCACCTGTGGCTTAGCCTGATTGGCTCTGAGGGTGAGACTCCGCCCATCCGTGTGACCGACGGCAACAGTCATCTCCTGCCAGGATCG gtgtgtcCAGTCCGGGTTCAGGCCAGCAGTCCTCTGGGTCGCCTGATTCTGGTTCGGCTCCGGCTCGAGGTTCAGACCAGATTTCCAAACCTGGACTGGCACTGCAGCAGAGTGGAGGTCTGCAGGCTGTCTAAAAGTCAGGGGtcagactcagaaacacaggtGTTCCTGTGCGACAGATGGCTGCGGCCAGCAGATGGCGACGTGGAGCTCCGGAGTGGAAAGT TGTGTTTGCTGgaggaggagacagaagagaagCTGAAGCAGCAGAGGCTCAGACAGCTgcaacatcagcagcagctcatCAG GTGGCGAATCTTCGTTGATGGCGCTCCGCAGTGCGTTGACGTGAACAGTCTGTTTGAACTCGGGCCAAACCTTCTTTACACGCAGAAGAG TCCGGCTACTAACCTGTACTATCTGAACGGCTTCACCACCCGAGTCGAGTCCTGGAAGAGTTTTTCAGAGCTGGAGATGATTTTCACCTACAGCGCACAACAGAATGGCATCGCCA GGTTCGTTAAGGCTCATTGGATGGAGGATTGGTATTTTGGCTACCAGTGTCTGAACGGCAGCAACCCTCTCATGCTGCGTGAGACCCGCCACCTCCCTCCAAACCTGTCTGTCACCTCTGACATGCTCCGCCCCTTCCTGCCTGAAGGCTCCTCCCTCAAAAAAGAGCTACAG AAAGGCAACATTTACCTGTTGGACTACGAGGTTCTAGACGGTGTTCCAGCCAACGTGATCAATGAAAAGCAGACGTATCTGTCCGCCCCGCTGTGCCTTCTCCACCTGAACCAGCAGGGGCAGCTGCTCCCCATCGCCATCCAG ctgcagcagaaacctGGCCCTCAGAACCCGGTCTTCCTGCCCTCTGACTCTGGCTACGATTGGCTGTTGGCTAAGATGTGGGTTCACAGTGCAGACTTCCAGTGCCACCAGCTGATCTCACATTACCTGCGGACTCACATGATGGCAGAGCTGTGCTGCGTGGCCACGCTGCGGCAGCTCCCAGATGCACACCCACTGCACCAG CTGCTACTGCCACACGTCAAGACATCTTTAAAGATAAACTTCGGGGCCAGAGCGTCGCTGCTGGCCTCCAAAGGACTGTTTGATCAG GCTGTCGGTTCTGGTCTGGCGACATTACCCCTTCTCCTCTCCAGGGGATCGGCCAGGATTTCCTATCGAACCCTGTGCGTCCCCGAAGACTTGAGCGACCGCGGTTTGGACAAACTGCCGCAGAGCTTCTACGCCCAGGACGCTCTGAGGATCTGGGACACAGTGCACAG GTTTGTAACCAGCTGGGTGGAACTGTATTACCATGGAGACAACGCGGTGCAGCGTGACCCCGAGCTCCATGGTTGGCTCACAGACATCAACGCTCACGGCTTCAGTAATG GTTTCCCTCAGCGCTTTCACACCAGAGCAGAAGTGGCCAAGTTTGTCACCGCGCTCATCTACTCCTGCTCTGCTCTGCACGCTGCCGTCAACTTCTCCCAG CTGGACTTTGCCTTCTGGGTGCCAAACTGTCCGGTCGCCATGTTGCGCCCTCCTCCGCAGGTCAAAGGCGCCGTCACAGAAGATGACATCATGTCCTTCCTGCCAGATGTGAACACGACGTGCCGCGTCCTGATGGCGCTGAATGGGCTGTCGCAGCCAGCCATCGACTTT GTTCCTCTCTGTCACTACAAGGAGGCTATTTTCAGGGAGGACGCTCACCGCAGGCTGTTGGAGGAGGTGCAGGCACAGCTCCGGGACATCTCTGACGCCATCGCAGAGCGTAACAGCCAGCTGGAGCTGCCGTATCCGTACCTGAGCCCCGAGCGCATCGAGAACAGCGTGGCCATTTAG